TATAAATCGCGCTATGAAAAAATCAGGATTGGTGATGTGTCCGTCTCAGCCGTTCCTCATTGCCTGACGCCCGAAATTTTGCATCAGGAGCTCGCCAGAATTTTACCGGTTAATGACGCTTCTATCAATATCCTGGTTCTGCATGGTGTGGTAGGCGGTATCAAAGCGTTTCAAATGGCTGATTTGTCGGAGCAGATGATTCCGTCTGATTGTTTTAAGAATTTCGATTATGTCGCCCTCGGACATTATCATAATTTCACGAAGGTTGATAAAAATATTTACTATTCCGGTTCAACCGAGCGTTTATCCCAGGCCGAAAGCGGCTATAAGAAAGGTATTATAGAAGCTGAGTTTGGGAAATCCGGTTTAACGGATATTAGATTTCATGAGATACCAACCCGGGTTATGCTGGATTTACCGCCGGTCGAAGCAAGGGGGCATTCGGCGGATGAAATCATGGCGCAGATTGAACAGAAGATAAGGGATAAAACGCCTGAGGATAAAATTATTCGCCTGAAGGTTGATGGAATTTCAGAAGAGACATATCGGGCATTATCATTTGATAAAATAGCCGAGATGAAGAGCAAGGCGTACTCGCTCGATATTCAGTTTATAAAGGAAGAGAAAAAGGAAGACAGCCTCTATGCCGATTTGAATCTGGGGCGGCTTGATTTGGCTTTTGAAAAATTCATTTCGTCCAGTTCAATTGAAAAGCTTGAAAAAGAAAAATTGGCTAAGATGGGAATAGATTATCTAAATCGAGCCGAAGAAATAGACGACTAAAAACTATATTCCCGAGTGAAATTTATATTGCGATTTTTTATAATACCGGCGATTATTGCGTATCAAATATTGATTCCGGAAATTTCAGGGGGTAGCGATGCAGACATTTGTTACGGCCGATAAGCGGCGCATGTATGAAGATTTAGCCTGGGCCTGGCCGATAATCAGTCCTCCCGACGATTATATCGAAGAAACCGAAGAATATGTCAAACTCATAAAAGAGCATTCTCAGATTCCGGTCAAGAATATCCTGAATATGGGATGCGGCGGTGGCCATAACGATAATACGCTGGCCAAATATTTTGATGTCACCGGAGTGGATATCAGTCATGATATGTTACATCTGGCCCGAACCCTTAATCCCGATGTCAAATACGAGCATGGGGATATGCGCTCGGTCCGATTGGGACAAGGGTTTGATGCCGTTACGGTATTTGATTCCATCAGTTATATGCGGACGCCGGAAAGTCTGAAAGCGGCTTTTACGACTGCCTATGCTCATTTGAGACCCGGCGGCGTTTTCCTGACCTGTGTTGAAGAAACTATTGAGACGTTCAGACAAAATAAAACCCGGCATACTACTCGAAGCCTGGGCGATGTTGAGATTACTTTGATAGAAAATTATTATGATCCGATCCCGGATGATTACTGCTACGAGGGGAATTTTATCTACTTAATCAGGCGTTCCGGAGAACTTTCGATTGAAATCGATTGTCATTTGTTGGGGCTGTTTGAGCTGACGACCTGGATGGATTTGATGAAAGAAGTCGGCCTTGAAGTATTTAAACGCGATTCAATGATACCGATACCGGATGGGGTAACGACACCAATACTAATAGGTTTAAAACCGGTAACGCATATTTAAAATAAACCGGGAAATACCTCCGAATTCTGAAGTTTTTCCCGGCTGTATTCTATCGATACTATCTTTCTTTATAATTGTGTGTCGTCGTCGTTTTCGGCTAATATTCTTCGGAAGCAAAATGTTCCTATAGAAATTACACCGCCCCACATGATAATTAACATAATCCATCCGCCTAATTCCATCTTACACCTCGCTTCCGGTTTCACGTTTACGTTTTTGCCAAGCAATACGGACTAAAATACAGAGAACTAAGAATACGATTACCAAGCCGATGCGCGTTCCCAATATATAGGGCATATCCTCTTCGGCGACACCCCTCATTAGAATCACATCGACCCAATCCTGAACAAACCATGTTCCCAAAATAGCCAGTAGAAAAATTGGAGTGACATACTTGATAATATACTTGAAAAACCCGGGAACTCTCATCTTGGAACCGACATGCATTTCGGCCCAGAGTTTATCGATTCCAAAAATCCAGGCTACCAGAATAATTTCAATCGTCGCGCCCAGGACGATTATAAAGCTCCCTCCCCAGAAATCAAGATCGCCCAAGACTCCTTTATCAAAAAACCATATTGCCGGTTGACATAATATAAAAGTGCTCAGGGCGAAAGCTATGACCGCTCTTTTGCGGCTCATTCCGAATTCGTCCTGGAAAAAGCCTACCAACGGCTGTGTCAGGGATATCGAAGATGTTATGCCTGCCAAAAATAGCATTAAAAACCAGAGAAAACTGAATAACTGCCCGAATGGTATCTGGCCGAATATTCCGGGCATAGTAACGAATCCGAGGTTAAAGGCGCCGGAATTGGCTATTTCGACGATGCCTTCATTGCCAAAGAAGAAAAACGCGGCCGGGATGATAAGCGAACCGCCCAGAATGACCTCGGCGAATTCATTGGTACTTGCCGCCGATAACCCCGCCAGAGGAACATCATCGGTTTCTCTAAGGTAACTTGAATAAGACAGGATAACGCCCATACCCAGAGACAAAGTGTAGAACACCTGTCCTGCCGCGGCCAGCCAGACTTTCCCGGATTTTAATTGAGAGAAATCAGGATTCCACAAAAATCCAAGGCCGTTAAACTCGCCCCAATCCATGGTGATGACTCGAATTACTAACAGTATGCCGAAGATTAATAGAGCGGGCAGGGCAATATTGCACATTTTTTCGATACCGCCTTTAATGCCAAAAAATGTGATGAAGATATTGACCGAGAATGTAATTATGAAGAAAGTAAACGCGGCGCTTAAACCGCCAAACCAATGATTGTGTTCAATTCCCTGCAATCCGGAAAGGAAATTGGTTAACTGTCCTCCTTCGCTGGCCTGACTCAAAGTTCCAGTCGCTGAATAGAAACAATACGCTAATGTCCATGATTCGATATAAACGTAATACATATAGATAATCAACGGACCCAATATGCCAAGAACACCGATATATTTAATCGCCCGATTGCGTTTCCATAATGATTGGAAAATACCGGGCGCTGAAGAATGGCCGTAACTGCCGCCGTAGCGTCCGGCCGTCCATTCTACCCACATCAGTGGGATCCCAATTAACAGAAACGCGCATAAATAAGGAATCATAAACGCGCCGCCGCCGTTTTGGGCGGCCTGAACCGGAAATCTCAGGAAATTACCTAAGCCGACCGCGGAGCCTGCGACGGCCAGGATGACCCCCATTCTTGTTCCCCAGCGTTCTCGGTGTTGAGCCATAAATACCTCTCTTGCTAATTAACGCGACGAAATTTCATCCAGACCAATATATATTATATGAGTTTTGATCTCTGATGGTGGTAAAATTGATAATATCATATATAAAGCGCTTGTTGAAACTATTTGAGATTTCATTTTGTAAATAGTATGACGCCTGACCCCTCCTTGTCAATATTAATATTTGCCGGGCGAGAGTTTTGTTTTTGTTGACCGGAATGAGGCAAGAGATTATTTATATTTAAGCCAATATACGAAAGGAGACATCATTAAATGATGAGAGTGACAAGATTTTTTATTATTGTCTGTATGATCGCCGGATCGGCATCGGGGCAGTTTCTGGGGCAAATGACATCGGCAGATTGTCTTGAAAAGGGAACTAATATTGGCGGAGGTTATTTAATTATCGCCGAGGACGCGTTAGGCGTGGTCGGTTCATGGCGAATGGGACTGGCTGAGTATATCGAGGGTCGCGTTAGAGGCGGACTTATTGATCCGGAAAGAAGCGACGTAAATTTAATATTGGGAATTGACGCTAAATATCAATTGTGGGAATATATCCGAGGGGAAAATCCTTTTGATATGTCTCTCGGGACAGGAATAGAATATTCCAGGTTTGATGACGGGAAATATTTTAGCCTGACCGGTTCGATAACCGGATCCTATACGCATGATTTGCAGAGCGGAAAAAAAATTGAACCTTACGCTCAACTGCATTTGCGTCTCCAGCGGGTCTCGACCGATGATATTTATAATGGGGTGGGTCAAAAGGTTGGCGGCGGTTCCAATTCCGAACTAAAATTAGGCGGCAGTATTGGAGCCGTCTTTAGCGTTATGACACTGGCTGATTTTACCGTCGAATTACAATTGGATGACCAATTCGCGAT
This window of the Candidatus Zixiibacteriota bacterium genome carries:
- a CDS encoding exonuclease SbcCD subunit D, which produces MRICHFADNHLGAGSGPRENDIFEGFKRAVDKIVELRPDLIINAGDLFHTVQPSNKVIAFASRQLLRLGRDHKIPTVIISGNHDAPKQKYIAAALSIFEDYENIHVIYKSRYEKIRIGDVSVSAVPHCLTPEILHQELARILPVNDASINILVLHGVVGGIKAFQMADLSEQMIPSDCFKNFDYVALGHYHNFTKVDKNIYYSGSTERLSQAESGYKKGIIEAEFGKSGLTDIRFHEIPTRVMLDLPPVEARGHSADEIMAQIEQKIRDKTPEDKIIRLKVDGISEETYRALSFDKIAEMKSKAYSLDIQFIKEEKKEDSLYADLNLGRLDLAFEKFISSSSIEKLEKEKLAKMGIDYLNRAEEIDD
- a CDS encoding sodium-dependent transporter, with the translated sequence MAQHRERWGTRMGVILAVAGSAVGLGNFLRFPVQAAQNGGGAFMIPYLCAFLLIGIPLMWVEWTAGRYGGSYGHSSAPGIFQSLWKRNRAIKYIGVLGILGPLIIYMYYVYIESWTLAYCFYSATGTLSQASEGGQLTNFLSGLQGIEHNHWFGGLSAAFTFFIITFSVNIFITFFGIKGGIEKMCNIALPALLIFGILLVIRVITMDWGEFNGLGFLWNPDFSQLKSGKVWLAAAGQVFYTLSLGMGVILSYSSYLRETDDVPLAGLSAASTNEFAEVILGGSLIIPAAFFFFGNEGIVEIANSGAFNLGFVTMPGIFGQIPFGQLFSFLWFLMLFLAGITSSISLTQPLVGFFQDEFGMSRKRAVIAFALSTFILCQPAIWFFDKGVLGDLDFWGGSFIIVLGATIEIILVAWIFGIDKLWAEMHVGSKMRVPGFFKYIIKYVTPIFLLAILGTWFVQDWVDVILMRGVAEEDMPYILGTRIGLVIVFLVLCILVRIAWQKRKRETGSEV
- a CDS encoding class I SAM-dependent methyltransferase; this translates as MQTFVTADKRRMYEDLAWAWPIISPPDDYIEETEEYVKLIKEHSQIPVKNILNMGCGGGHNDNTLAKYFDVTGVDISHDMLHLARTLNPDVKYEHGDMRSVRLGQGFDAVTVFDSISYMRTPESLKAAFTTAYAHLRPGGVFLTCVEETIETFRQNKTRHTTRSLGDVEITLIENYYDPIPDDYCYEGNFIYLIRRSGELSIEIDCHLLGLFELTTWMDLMKEVGLEVFKRDSMIPIPDGVTTPILIGLKPVTHI